One Neomonachus schauinslandi chromosome 9, ASM220157v2, whole genome shotgun sequence DNA segment encodes these proteins:
- the PARP6 gene encoding protein mono-ADP-ribosyltransferase PARP6 isoform X4 codes for MDIKGQFWNDDDSEGDNESEEFLYGVQGSCAADLYRHPQLDADIEAVKEIYSENSVSIREYGTIDDVDIDLHINISFLDEEVATAWKVLRTEPIVLRLRFSLSQYLDGPEPSIEVFQPSNKEGFGLGLQLKKILGMFTSQQWKHLSNDFLKTQQEKRHSWFKASGTIKKFRAGLSIFSPIPKSPSFPIIQDSMLKGKLGVPELRVGRLMNRSISCTMKNPKVEVFGYPPSPQAGLLCPQHVGLPPPARTSPLVSGHCKNIPTLEYGFLVQIMKYAEQRIPTLNEYCVVCDEQHVFQNGSMLKPAVCTRELCVFSFYTLGVMSGAAEEVATGAEVVDLLVAMCRAALESPRKSIIFEPYPSVVDPTDPKTLAFNPKKKNYERLQKALDSVMSIREMTQGSYLEIKKQMDKLDPLAHPLLQWIISSNRSHIVKLPLSRLKFMHTSHQFLLLSSPPAKEARFRTAKKLYGSTFAFHGSHIENWHSILRNGLVNASYTKLQAWEKDSTGCPPRMSWSRDITG; via the exons ATG GACATCAAAGGCCAGTTCTGGAATGATGATGATTCGGAGGGAGATAATGAATCAGAGGAATTTCTCTATGGAGTTCAG GGGAGCTGTGCAGCTGACCTGTATCGACACCCACAGCTTGATGCAGACATTGAAGCCGTGAAGGAGATCTACAGTGAGAACTCTGTATCCATCAG AGAATATGGAACTATCGATGACGTGGACATTGACCTCCACATCAACATCAGCTTCCTCGAT GAGGAAGTCGCTACAGCCTGGAAAGTCCTCCGAACAGAACCTATTGTGTTGAGGCTGcgattttctctctcccagtaCCTCGATGGACCAG aACCATCAATTGAAGTTTTCCAGCCATCGAATAAGGAAGGGTTTGGGCTGGGTCTTCAGTTGAAAAA GATCCTGGGTATGTTCACTTCCCAACAATGGAAACATCTCAGCAACGATTTCTTGAagacccagcaggaaaagaggcACAGTTGGTTCAAGGCAAGTGGTACCATCAAGAAGTTCCGAGCTGGCCTCAGCATCTTCTCACCCATCCCCAA ATCTCCCAGTTTCCCTATCATACAGGACTCCATGCTGAAAGGCAAACTGGGTGTACCAGAGCTTCGAGTTGGGCGCCTCATGAACCGTTCCATCTCCTGCACCATGAAGAACCCCAAAGTGGAGGTGTTTGGCTACCCTCCCAGTCCCCAGGCAGGTCTCCTGTGCCCCCAGCACGtgggcctccctcccccagcacgGACCTCTCCTTTG GTCAGTGGTCACTGCAAGAACATCCCCACTCTGGAATATGGATTCCTTGTCCAG ATCATGAAGTATGCAGAACAGAGGATTCCAACGTTGAATGAGTACTGTGTGGTGTGTGATGAGCAGCATGTCTTCCAGAATGGGTCCATGCTCAAG CCAGCCGTCTGTACTCGTGAGCTGTGTGTTTTCTCCTTCTACACTCTGGGAGTCATGTCCGGAGCTGCAGAGGAGGTCGCCACTGGAGCAGAG gtGGTGGATCTGTTGGTGGCCATGTGTAGGGCAGCTTTGGAGTCCCCTAGAAAGAGCATCATCTTTGAGCCTTATCCATCTGTGGTGGACCCCactgatcccaagactctggccTTTAACCCCAAG AAGAAGAATTATGAGCGACTTCAGAAAGCTCTGGATAGTGTGATGTCCATCCGGGAGATGACCCAG GGCTCATATCTAGAAATCAAGAAGCAGATGGACAAGCTGGATCCCTTGGCCCATCCTCTCTTGCAGTG GATCATCTCTAGCAACAGGTCACACATTGTCAAACTACCTCTCAGCAGG CTGAAGTTCATGCACACCTCACACCAGTTCCTCCTGCTGAGCAGCCCTCCTGCCAAGGAGGCTCGGTTCCGGACCGCCAAGAAGCTCTATGGCAGCACCTTTGCCTTCCA TGGGTCCCACATTGAGAACTGGCATTCGATCCTGCGCAATGGGCTGGTCAATGCATCCTACACCAAACTGCAG